Proteins co-encoded in one Ziziphus jujuba cultivar Dongzao chromosome 9, ASM3175591v1 genomic window:
- the LOC132805442 gene encoding methylmalonate-semialdehyde dehydrogenase [acylating], mitochondrial-like isoform X2, producing MFTWQKSSCWLDILIDIISNFSEFYQQSNSASCFACLAGFLIFILLCLKAAMHIYGRASAKGKRVQSNMGAKNHAIVLSDASEDAALNAIVAAGFGAAGQRCMALSTVVFVGGAKSWDK from the exons ATGTTCACGTGGCAGAAATCTTCTTGCTGGCTTGACATTCTTATTGATATAATTTCTAATTTCTCTGAGTTCTATCAGCAGTCTAATAGCGCCTCTTGTTTTGCTTGCTTGGCtggttttcttattttcataCTTCTATGTTTAAAGGCTGCCATGCACATATATGGAAGAGCATCAGCTAAAGGGAAACGTGTTCAG TCTAATATGGGAGCCAAAAATCATGCAATCGTCCTGTCTGATGCAAGCGAGGATGCTGCTTTAAATGCTATTGTTGCTGCTGGTTTCGGTGCTGCTGGACAAAGATGCATGGCACTCAGCAcagttgtttttgttggaggtgCAAAGTCATG ggataaataa
- the LOC132805442 gene encoding methylmalonate-semialdehyde dehydrogenase [acylating], mitochondrial-like isoform X1 encodes MFTWQKSSCWLDILIDIISNFSEFYQQSNSASCFACLAGFLIFILLCLKAAMHIYGRASAKGKRVQSNMGAKNHAIVLSDASEDAALNAIVAAGFGAAGQRCMALSTVVFVGGAKSWLTTSKH; translated from the exons ATGTTCACGTGGCAGAAATCTTCTTGCTGGCTTGACATTCTTATTGATATAATTTCTAATTTCTCTGAGTTCTATCAGCAGTCTAATAGCGCCTCTTGTTTTGCTTGCTTGGCtggttttcttattttcataCTTCTATGTTTAAAGGCTGCCATGCACATATATGGAAGAGCATCAGCTAAAGGGAAACGTGTTCAG TCTAATATGGGAGCCAAAAATCATGCAATCGTCCTGTCTGATGCAAGCGAGGATGCTGCTTTAAATGCTATTGTTGCTGCTGGTTTCGGTGCTGCTGGACAAAGATGCATGGCACTCAGCAcagttgtttttgttggaggtgCAAAGTCATG gtTGACAACTTCTAAGCATTGA
- the LOC107426540 gene encoding uncharacterized protein LOC107426540 isoform X1, protein MGFVGLVQFAVKYFVDFLAWPLFALGYPLCASVRAIEHNSVSDTQKLNTYWVVFSLILLLEHVLNLLEWLLLWQYIRLMIVCWLVVPYFDGAFYVYKNLIHPCLSMDLQNVINWFNKRMESLYAKDNFLTEMEKYINENGPEALEKIIARKNLDVKDIKAAPSTENKEVEQLNSERPTVTQKDIRPVEVLEKNEVKAPKQDSGVQRNVTRVEDRNFAGPQIKKPVPEVATQRELPQWTCEICNITLQSASAFHYHLEGKNHQAAVEALKAKNQSSGPKVVHNFAAPEIKKPVREVAAQRELPQASASSKGQKWTCEICHMTLESVITLNSHLQGKKHKAAVEAQKAKNQSSGPKVASASIRKNSNVPNVEPGKRETQKGFPGNAEVRGRKQASPASVPRKSVQAQQPMKPNIGSIGIDKSSLWCRICDAKCTRESDLVAHLGGRRHLAALQQASTRFDLRI, encoded by the exons ATGGGTTTTGTGGGTCTTGTTCAATTTGCTgtcaaatattttgttgattttcttgCATG GCCTCTCTTTGCCTTGGGGTATCCTCT ATGTGCTTCCGTTAGGGCAATTGAGCACAATTCAGTTTCAGATACTCAGAAGTTGAATACTTATTGGGTtgttttctctttgattctGCTTCTTGAACATGTTTTGAATCTCCTGGAGTG gCTTCTGCTGTGGCAATACATCAGGCTAATGATTGTCTGCTGGTTGGTGGTCCCTTACTTTGATGGTGCTTTCTACGTTTATAAAAATCTTATTCACCCATGTCTTTCTATGGACCTCCAAAATGTCATCAATTGGTTCAATAAACGAATGGAGTCCTTGTACGCTAAAGATAACTTTTTAACCGAGATggagaaatatataaatgagaATGGACCTGAAGCGCTTGAGAAAATCATTGCTCGCAAG AATCTTGATGTGAAAGATATCAAAGCAGCACCATCTACAGAGAATAAAGAGGTGGAGCAG tTGAACTCTGAAAGGCCTACTGTTACACAGAAAGATATCAGACCTGTAGAGGTTTTGGAGAAGAATGAAGTGAAAGCTCCTAAGCAA GATAGTGGAGTACAGCGAAATGTTACTCGGGTTGAAGACAGAAATTTTGCAGGTCCACAGATTAAAAAACCGGTTCCTGAAGTTGCAACACAAAGAGAACTTCCACAGTGGACCTGTGAGATATGCAATATAACATTGCAGAGTGCGTCTGCTTTTCATTACCACCTTGAAGGGAAAAACCACCAGGCTGCTGTTGAGGCACTGAAAGCCAAAAACCAGTCATCAGGCCCCAAGGTTGTCCACAACTTTGCAGCTCCAGAGATTAAAAAACCGGTTCGTGAAGTTGCGGCACAAAGAGAACTTCCACAGGCGTCTGCTTCTAGTAAAGGCCAGAAGTGGACCTGTGAGATATGCCATATGACATTGGAGAGCGTGATTACTTTGAATTCTCACCTTCAAGGAAAAAAACACAAGGCTGCTGTTGAGGCTCAGAAAGCCAAAAACCAGTCATCAGGCCCCAAGGTTGCCTCCGCTTCTATTCGAAAAAATTCCAATGTGCCAAATGTGGAGCCGGGAAAGAGAGAAACGCAAAAAGGCTTTCCCGGTAATGCTGAGGTTCGAGGCCGGAAACAGGCTAGTCCTGCTTCAGTTCCAAGGAAATCGGTGCAAGCTCAACAGCCGATGAAGCCTAACATAGGAAGCATCGGGATTGATAAGAGCTCTCTGTGGTGCCGCATTTGTGATGCAAAATGCACTCGTGAGTCAGACTTGGTAGCTCATCTTGGAGGTAGAAGGCACTTGGCTGCCCTTCAACAAGCATCTACTCGGTTCGATTTGCGTATCTGA
- the LOC107426540 gene encoding uncharacterized protein LOC107426540 isoform X2, whose protein sequence is MIVCWLVVPYFDGAFYVYKNLIHPCLSMDLQNVINWFNKRMESLYAKDNFLTEMEKYINENGPEALEKIIARKNLDVKDIKAAPSTENKEVEQLNSERPTVTQKDIRPVEVLEKNEVKAPKQDSGVQRNVTRVEDRNFAGPQIKKPVPEVATQRELPQWTCEICNITLQSASAFHYHLEGKNHQAAVEALKAKNQSSGPKVVHNFAAPEIKKPVREVAAQRELPQASASSKGQKWTCEICHMTLESVITLNSHLQGKKHKAAVEAQKAKNQSSGPKVASASIRKNSNVPNVEPGKRETQKGFPGNAEVRGRKQASPASVPRKSVQAQQPMKPNIGSIGIDKSSLWCRICDAKCTRESDLVAHLGGRRHLAALQQASTRFDLRI, encoded by the exons ATGATTGTCTGCTGGTTGGTGGTCCCTTACTTTGATGGTGCTTTCTACGTTTATAAAAATCTTATTCACCCATGTCTTTCTATGGACCTCCAAAATGTCATCAATTGGTTCAATAAACGAATGGAGTCCTTGTACGCTAAAGATAACTTTTTAACCGAGATggagaaatatataaatgagaATGGACCTGAAGCGCTTGAGAAAATCATTGCTCGCAAG AATCTTGATGTGAAAGATATCAAAGCAGCACCATCTACAGAGAATAAAGAGGTGGAGCAG tTGAACTCTGAAAGGCCTACTGTTACACAGAAAGATATCAGACCTGTAGAGGTTTTGGAGAAGAATGAAGTGAAAGCTCCTAAGCAA GATAGTGGAGTACAGCGAAATGTTACTCGGGTTGAAGACAGAAATTTTGCAGGTCCACAGATTAAAAAACCGGTTCCTGAAGTTGCAACACAAAGAGAACTTCCACAGTGGACCTGTGAGATATGCAATATAACATTGCAGAGTGCGTCTGCTTTTCATTACCACCTTGAAGGGAAAAACCACCAGGCTGCTGTTGAGGCACTGAAAGCCAAAAACCAGTCATCAGGCCCCAAGGTTGTCCACAACTTTGCAGCTCCAGAGATTAAAAAACCGGTTCGTGAAGTTGCGGCACAAAGAGAACTTCCACAGGCGTCTGCTTCTAGTAAAGGCCAGAAGTGGACCTGTGAGATATGCCATATGACATTGGAGAGCGTGATTACTTTGAATTCTCACCTTCAAGGAAAAAAACACAAGGCTGCTGTTGAGGCTCAGAAAGCCAAAAACCAGTCATCAGGCCCCAAGGTTGCCTCCGCTTCTATTCGAAAAAATTCCAATGTGCCAAATGTGGAGCCGGGAAAGAGAGAAACGCAAAAAGGCTTTCCCGGTAATGCTGAGGTTCGAGGCCGGAAACAGGCTAGTCCTGCTTCAGTTCCAAGGAAATCGGTGCAAGCTCAACAGCCGATGAAGCCTAACATAGGAAGCATCGGGATTGATAAGAGCTCTCTGTGGTGCCGCATTTGTGATGCAAAATGCACTCGTGAGTCAGACTTGGTAGCTCATCTTGGAGGTAGAAGGCACTTGGCTGCCCTTCAACAAGCATCTACTCGGTTCGATTTGCGTATCTGA